In one Methylobacterium sp. SyP6R genomic region, the following are encoded:
- a CDS encoding lytic transglycosylase domain-containing protein, with protein sequence MLLSPRRRRLAVLALTVSGAALTSLTALGGSTVAPPPADAAMPARAVERTGEDGFSQAEGFVPSTAFTPADGAAPADGLRRNAAAGEARLPATAAAFAAADPEAPLPFPAPDAAINPPAPVPTVPDPGRPVLGTEVDGPALRGAVEAYRRGQVGEGDRIRDGLKDPAARALLDWVAIRAGAGIGFERTVAFIRDNPDWPVGAMVRRRAEEALLSQRKSPSVVRAYFAARRPQSAPGKFALALAFKADGLSEDAAGLARDLWREDTFGRTLELKVLDAFPGIIGEIDHRYRMERALMKEDWDTAGRAAAYAGKAYGTLVRARRAVEAKASNAGATLDAVPPSLRQDSSYLFSRAQYLRRLDKPAEAAAVIAQAPRNPEVLADPDEWWIERRIVARKLLDAGDAKTAYAVAANHSARSVEKRIEAEFHAGWIALRFLHEATLAATHFAAAAAIAETPISVARAAYWQGRAAESLGQTIEARAFYERASAQPIAYYGQLARAKLGQGSLALRPCSTLTETARTAFENRNAVRALRLLAAAGIKELMLPLYMDFAQRLTDPAELNALGDVAMSLNDPRALVAIGKTAVQRGLPLDRHAYPTNGIPTYEASSAVPQVERAMVFAIARQESQFDPRAQSSVGARGLMQMMPATAQRTARRVSAAFDTDRLTSDPAYNARLGQAHLGELMEDWRGSYILAFAAYNAGGGNVKKWIDAYGDPRNPGVDPVDWVERIPFTETRNYVQRVTENLQVYRNRLAEAGDGRSALLIADDLKRGAR encoded by the coding sequence ATGCTGCTCTCGCCTCGACGGCGCCGCCTCGCGGTCCTCGCCCTCACGGTGTCCGGCGCCGCGCTGACCTCGCTGACGGCGCTCGGCGGCTCGACGGTCGCTCCTCCGCCCGCCGACGCGGCGATGCCGGCCCGCGCGGTCGAGCGGACCGGCGAGGACGGCTTTTCGCAGGCCGAGGGCTTCGTCCCGTCCACAGCTTTCACGCCGGCCGACGGCGCCGCCCCGGCGGACGGCCTGCGCCGGAACGCGGCCGCCGGCGAGGCGCGGTTGCCCGCGACCGCCGCCGCCTTCGCCGCCGCCGATCCGGAAGCGCCGCTCCCCTTCCCCGCCCCGGACGCGGCGATCAACCCGCCCGCCCCGGTTCCGACCGTTCCCGATCCCGGCCGCCCGGTTCTCGGCACCGAGGTCGACGGGCCGGCGCTCCGCGGCGCGGTCGAGGCCTATCGGCGCGGCCAGGTCGGCGAGGGCGACCGGATCCGCGACGGGCTCAAGGACCCGGCCGCCCGCGCCCTGCTCGACTGGGTGGCGATCCGGGCCGGGGCCGGCATCGGCTTCGAGCGCACCGTGGCGTTCATCCGCGACAATCCGGACTGGCCGGTCGGCGCCATGGTCCGGCGCCGCGCCGAGGAGGCCCTGCTCTCGCAGCGCAAGTCCCCGTCCGTGGTACGGGCCTATTTCGCCGCGCGCCGGCCGCAGAGCGCGCCGGGCAAGTTCGCCCTGGCGCTCGCCTTCAAGGCCGACGGCCTGTCCGAGGACGCCGCCGGCCTCGCCCGCGATCTGTGGCGCGAGGACACGTTCGGCCGCACCCTCGAGTTGAAGGTCCTCGACGCCTTCCCGGGCATCATCGGCGAGATCGATCACCGCTACCGCATGGAGCGGGCGCTGATGAAGGAGGACTGGGACACCGCCGGCCGCGCCGCCGCTTACGCCGGCAAGGCCTACGGCACCCTGGTGCGGGCCCGCCGCGCCGTCGAGGCCAAGGCGTCGAATGCGGGGGCGACCCTCGACGCCGTGCCGCCGAGCCTGCGCCAGGATTCCTCCTACCTGTTCTCCCGCGCCCAGTACCTGCGCCGCCTCGACAAGCCGGCGGAGGCCGCCGCGGTGATCGCCCAGGCGCCGCGCAACCCCGAGGTGCTGGCCGATCCCGACGAGTGGTGGATCGAGCGCCGCATCGTCGCCCGCAAGCTCCTCGATGCCGGCGACGCGAAGACGGCTTATGCGGTCGCCGCCAACCACAGCGCCCGCTCGGTCGAGAAGCGCATCGAGGCCGAGTTCCATGCCGGCTGGATCGCTTTGCGCTTCCTGCACGAGGCGACCCTCGCGGCGACGCATTTCGCCGCCGCCGCCGCCATCGCCGAGACGCCGATCTCGGTGGCGCGGGCCGCCTACTGGCAGGGCCGCGCCGCCGAAAGCCTGGGCCAGACGATCGAGGCGCGGGCCTTCTACGAGCGCGCGAGCGCGCAGCCGATCGCCTATTACGGCCAGCTCGCCCGGGCGAAGCTCGGCCAGGGCTCCCTGGCCCTGCGCCCCTGCAGCACCCTCACCGAGACCGCCCGCACCGCCTTCGAGAACCGCAACGCCGTCCGGGCCCTGCGCCTGCTGGCGGCGGCCGGGATCAAGGAGCTGATGCTGCCGCTCTACATGGATTTCGCCCAGCGCCTGACAGACCCGGCCGAGCTGAACGCGCTCGGCGACGTCGCGATGTCGTTGAACGATCCCCGGGCGCTCGTGGCGATCGGCAAGACCGCGGTCCAGCGCGGCCTGCCGCTCGACCGCCACGCCTATCCGACCAACGGCATCCCGACCTACGAGGCCTCCTCGGCCGTGCCGCAGGTCGAGCGCGCCATGGTCTTCGCCATCGCCCGGCAGGAGAGCCAGTTCGACCCGCGGGCGCAATCGAGCGTCGGCGCGCGCGGCCTGATGCAGATGATGCCGGCGACGGCCCAGCGCACTGCCCGCCGGGTCAGCGCCGCCTTCGACACCGACCGCCTGACCAGCGACCCCGCCTACAATGCCCGCCTCGGCCAGGCCCATCTCGGCGAGCTGATGGAGGATTGGCGCGGCTCCTACATCCTCGCCTTCGCCGCCTACAATGCGGGCGGCGGCAACGTGAAGAAGTGGATCGACGCCTATGGCGATCCCCGCAACCCGGGCGTCGATCCGGTCGACTGGGTCGAGCGCATCCCCTTCACCGAGACCCGCAACTACGTCCAGCGGGTGACCGAGAATCTGCAGGTCTACCGCAACCGCCTGGCGGAGGCCGGGGATGGGCGAAGTGCGCTGCTGATCGCGGATGATCTGAAGCGTGGGGCGCGGTGA